One genomic window of Centropristis striata isolate RG_2023a ecotype Rhode Island chromosome 20, C.striata_1.0, whole genome shotgun sequence includes the following:
- the tex36 gene encoding testis-expressed protein 36, translating into MVKGKRCSSVSNDGKWFAHPVLPENETRSREACTSTGIMLTQVKSSLPQALNLERYPKWKTQQKSREYPFSEHDNKHALKDNISLFTHGVGRRQCLDNRRQHNSHFRLYQDEAHSSPDETGGNITVHQTDYTLKQAVNVPTSTRRFPHNHKQKSAEAALAQAGYQFMWFGRHDSDLSETLQVQAATNCSAPSKA; encoded by the exons ATGGTAAAAGGGAAGCGGTGTTCTTCAGTGAGCAATGATGGCAAATGG tttgctcatccagtttTACCAGAAAATGAGACGAGGAGTCGAGAGGCTTGTACGAGCACTGGGATCATGCTGACTCAGGTTAAATCATCATTGCCTCAGGCTTTGAACTTGGAGCGCTATCCTAAATGGAAAACTCAGCAG AAATCTAGAGAATATCCATTCTCTGAGCATGACAACAAGCATGCCTTAAAGGACAACATCTCCCTCTTCACCCAT GGTGTGGGGCGCAGACAATGTCTTGACAATCGCAGACAGCACAACTCCCACTTCCGCCTCTACCAAGATGAAGCTCATAGCAGCCCTGATGAGACTGGGGGTAACATCACGGTCCACCAAACTGACTACACGTTGAAGCAGGCTGTTAATGTTCCAACCAGCACCAGAAGGTTCCCCCATAATCACAAGCAGAAGTCTGCAGAGGCAGCTTTGGCACAAGCAGGGTACCAATTCATGTGGTTCGGACGACACGACTCCGACCTCTCAGAGACTCTGCAAGTGCAGGCAGCTACCAACTGCTCAGCACCATCCAAAGCCTAA